Genomic segment of Drosophila gunungcola strain Sukarami chromosome 2L unlocalized genomic scaffold, Dgunungcola_SK_2 000052F, whole genome shotgun sequence:
CGAAAATTTGGCGTAATTTAATGTTGACATTTATTccaattttattgaattccTTGTGTTTATCTAGGTTATCATAGTTAACTTATTAAACTGCCAGGGCTGGACAAAAAACGTTAGGTAATGAAAATTTggaatttcaaaaacaatgcCTACTTTTGTTTATTGCTTATCAGTTGTAGTTCGCATTTCTTGGGAAATAccctagttttttttttaagaaactgCAGgtcattttgtttgctttctcGATTACAATTGAAAAGTGCAGGTGAGTGCGATTAAAGTGGTATACATTATCTGATAAGTGTTGAACTCATAGAGCAAAGAAAACActaatataacaaatatatgGTGAAATAAAACTCAATATTTACTTACACTTCTTTGTTTTGGCTTAATCACCCTCAATGTCGGCTTTGAACCATTTGTTTGGCGCAACCCTGACAACCGTTGCTAAAGAAACCCATTTTCACAGTGTTTTGGTTTCTGCTGTTAACTTTTAAGGGCATTTAAGAGAAAACCATTGAGATGACACTGTATTTCGACACAAAAATAGAATTCCTGGATTCGGATGCGGTCAGCACCATCAGCAGTTGGCATCCCAGCGAACCGCTCTTTGCAGTGGCTTCTTTTAGCCCCGAAAGAGGCGGTTCTGTGACCATTTTTGCAGATACTGTGAGTATTTAATAACATAATCCTTCCGTTATGGAGTCTTCGTTATTGGAGACTATACACAAGAATGTTGCAATGCAATACACAGCTcgaaaaccctttttttttagctctttAACGCTACTAATTTACTAATTACTAATTTGAAACTGTTAGCTTTTAATCACGTCccaatttaagaaaaatggtGGTCAAATAACTTTTAAGGCTTAAGAACAACAAATCCTTACGTAGCCTGGAGCTGAAATTCagcttaaatattaatgttcTTTGGCCGAATCATTATCGACcaatcaaattttataaaatataaattagacAAAatagtgttttaaaaataataaaataaacattaaataacaaGTTATACTTACACTGCTATcaagtcaaataaataaataacaataagaaaaaaaagggagaaacTATAACTTGTTTAGCTTGGATCAAGTTCCTCTGAgtaatagaaataaaattatttttaattttttttagatttaatcAAAGtacctatttttttgtttggatcAAGTTTTCCATAAATCTAAAACCAATGTACAAAATTGATGTAATAAGTTTTGATCAAGTTACCcaagaattttaaatcaatgtacaaattaaactaaattttgcACATAAGTTCATTTGCGTAGGTCTTTTGATCGGGGTAAGTACTAATCTCTTCAAATAgtgctattaaaaaaaaaacttatagaAATGTACAGAAATAATctggaaaaacattttgcagGGTGAGCCGCAGCGGGATGTCACCTATCCGGTGCACGCCACCTCCCAAGCGACGGCGATGTGCTGGCATCCGGAGAAGGCGCTGCTGGCCAGTGGCTGGGAGCACGGGGACATCCACGTGTGGTTCGCCGGCCACAGGGAGTTCGCCAGTGTGAGTGCACCGCACAAGGCGGCCATTGTGCTGCTGCAGTTCAGCGAACAGGGCGGACGGATGGTGACGGCGGATGCCATGGGCTTGGTCACCGGATGGCGCTGCGATGGTCAGTACCAGTTCCTGACCATGTTCTCCCACGACCTGCGGGAGGTGCTGCTGCTCATCTGCTTCCGCCGCACGGTGGAGAGTGAGGTGCGCGAGGAGATGGCCAATCTGGCCAAGGCAGCGGTGGCCGGAGACGAGAACGCCCTGGACACCCTGACCAACTGGAGGCCCAGAACTGCTGCCCGGAGCATCACCCATTCGGGGGTGAGGGACAACCACTGCTTCTACGCCTGCACCCAGGGAGGAGTGGTGTTCTACATCAACCAGGGAGGCGCCTGCGTGGAGGTCATGAAGTGCGGATCCCTGCCGCCCATTGTCCAGATGTTGTGGCACCCCAAAAAGTAAGAAACATTGCCtatattatacatttaaatataaagttgTGGTAAAAATAACAGTCCATTTtcttgtaaaacaaaaacggTATCTAAAGTTtacttaaaacttaatttatatgttgttatttttatcaCTTATTTAAGCCCTTTATATTGTCCTTCTACTATTATCTTACCCGCATatgaaaattgttatattgtATACCAAAAAGGCATTTTCATATTCGTTTATAATTTGTTCCTATTAACGTACTAACGTACTATTAATTAGCCTGCTGCTGTGACTTTAAACCTTtgcttttttcaattttaggGACGCCGTAATCTGCCTAATGGAGGACTTGACTGTCACTCTGTTTTTGGTAGAATCCACGGGCATTCTCACGGAACTGGATCGCGTCAAGATGAGCGGACGTGGAGGAGGTCGACAGGGAGGCATCGCCTGGTCTGGAAACTCGTTGGCCATCATCACCGGTTAGTAATAAACATGTGCTCTGGCACCTACTCTTCCAAACTAAAGTTCCACCCCATTAGGTGATCTTTTCGTGCGCATTTGGGACATCGAGAGGAGTGACAATTACCTGCTGAAAATGGATCTGCCCAGTGGAAACCAGATAGGTTCAACCTTGACCAGTTTGAGCAATGGCACCATGTCGTCGTCGAACCAATTCTTCAGCCATGACAGCACCGAGGGCAGCAGTGTGCCCCGCAAGGCACCGAAGTTTGGTCAGATGAGTGGCGAAGTGTTCACCTGTCTGGCCTACAGCTTAACAAGTCAAACGCTGTGTGCGGGAACCTCTCAGGGCAATCTGTACACCTGGAAGCGGAGTGGCAGCCGGCTGGTCAGTGCTCCCGAAGATGCCTGGCAGCTGACGAACATATCGGCGGTGAGAGGAGCCATCCGGAGCTGTGAGTGGGGCTTCAACGAGCTGGCCAAACCCTGCATGCTGGTCAACTGTCTGTCCAATGTGTTCATGCTAAAAGAGCAGCCCCTGCTGGCGTTCTATACCCGCGAACTGTGGGCTGTGCAGCGGTCAGCCAAAACGGTGCAGTTGACGCACTGCAGCGGTCGCGAGACCACTGTACAGTCGGAATTCGCCGTGACTGCCTTGGCCTTGAACGAACTGAGCCTGGTGATGAGTAATGGCCGGAGCATCTCGTCCTACAGTCTGCAGAAAGTGGAGAAGAGCCTGGATGAGTTTGAGGAGATTCTGGAGGCAGTGGAGGGCAGTGCTCCTGCATCTACAGCTACTACTACTCCCCTGAGTGTGAAGCTGCTCCAGACCTTTCCCGCCGAATGTTTGGCCCTGAGTCTATACAACCAGAACATATTCTGCTTGGCGAGCAGTGACATCATGGTCTACTCCGTGGGCGGAGTGGTGCTCCATCGCATCCAAGCCAGCGACATTGAGGGGAAGATCATTGGCATGGATTTGAGTGGCTGCTATCTCTCCGTTTTCACCATGAATGGCTATGTCAAGGCCTATGATGTCTCCAGGCACGATCCCAAACTGCTTTTCCCCAGCAAATCCGGACATGACATTTTCGATGACTTCGGAGAATTCATCCTGGTGAAGTGCAATAGTCTGGGCAACCATTTGGCATTGGTCATAGCCAGTAGCAATTTCACACCCATATCGACTCTATTCTGCTGGGACTTTGAGCGCAATAATCTACTTGAATATGATTTGGTGGAGCAGGAAAGTAGCTCTTCATCCAGTCTGCCTGTTCGGATTTTCTGGGATGCAGAGGAACCTCGTCTCTTGGCCATGGAGGTTAAGTCCATGACCACAATGCAGAAGACTCTGCCGCAAAAGAACTCTCCCAGTCACTTTGTTGTTTCAAAgatattacttttattttattcggAGAAAGGATGCCTCAATGTCCTTGAGACTCAAGCCATGAGTCCAGGCTCCCAGTTATTGAGTCTTTGTGTGCCCAATGTGCTGCGCCTCAAGATCAATGCTGTGGAGGAGCAGCCTCTGCAGGATTTCGTGGACCTCCAGCAATGCGATCCAGTCATACGCAAGCGAGTCCTGAACTTCAGTCTCTATGTGGCAGAGGGAAACATGGATCTGGCGTATCGCAGCATTCGCTCCATTCAATCCAAAGTGATCTGGACAAATCTGGCCAAGATGTGCGTGCACACCAACCGATTGGATGTGGCCAAAGTCTGCATGGGCCACTTGGAGCAAGCCCGCTCCGTCCGTGCCCTACGGCTGGCCATTGAAGACGATGATCTGGAGAACGAGGCCAAAGTAGCGGTGCTGGCCATTGAACTGGGCATGATTGAGGAAGCCAAGGACCTCTACCGCCGATGCAAGCGTTTCGATTTGCTCAACAAGCTGCTCCAATCGACCGGGCACCTGGATGAGGCACTGCATCTGGCCGAGACCGAGGATCGCATTCATCTGAAGCACACGTACTACCAGAAGGCGCAGGAGTTGCGTGAGAGGGGCGATCTCAAGGGCGCCCTGGAATACTTTGAGAAGACACAGAATCCGGCGCAGAATATTACacagctgctgctggagaATCCGGCGGCCATGAAGCGCTACATTCAGACCACCAGCGATCCCAAGCTGCTCAAGTGGTGGGGCCAGTACATCGAGAGCTCCGGCGACATGGATGCTGCTCTGGCTGTCTACCACAAGGCGGAGGATTGGTTCTCTCAGGTATTTAGGTATCAAGTTTTAGCAGGGTTTAAAAATGCCCTCAAtgctttacaatttttgatttctctGCTATAAttgtacacattttttttggaggccaaaagcaaaacaacaaccaTTTCCAAAGCAAAAGCAATGTTTCTAATTTTGCTGTTAATATTGCTGCGAAAGccattttaaatctgtttttcCTATGCTTTTGGATGTTCAATATTCTATTAATATTGCTGCGAAAGCAATTTTATGGCAATATAAAGCAAATCAAAGCAATCTTTCAAGCTTAATATTAATGGAAAAGGTATCTTTCTTTTTCGGCCAGCTATTCTGAACAAGAAAGCAATGTTTTGCCTTGCTTTGGGAAATCCGAAATGCTGACCATCAACGCAAAAGCAAAGTCAAATGCAATGAAATGCTTTCACAACACAGATTTTGTGCTTTTGCTTTGCCTTCATTATAAAGTTTTTCGCTTGATTTGCTGTCTTCGCAGCAAAGCAAAGGGAAtacattattttcaatatacCTTTTTGTGCTTTTGCTGTGCTTTTATGAGAACTAACAACTTGCTCTTTTTCAGGTGAAGATTCTTTGCTACTTGGGTAAGATCTCCAAGGCGGATGCGATTGCCAGGCAGTCTGGAGACAAAGCGGCCTGCTATCACTTGGCCAGACACTACGAGAACGTGGGCAAGTTCCAGGAGGCCATTATGTTCTTCACGCGTGCCCAGACCTTCAGCAATGCCATACGCATCTGCAAGGAGAACGACTTTCAGGAGGAACTCTGGACAGTGGCCAGTTCGTCAAGGCAGCGGGACAAGGCCATAGCGGCGGCCTATTTCGAAGAGTGCGGGAACTTTAAGCATGCCGTGGAGCTCTATCATCGGGCTGGAATGCTGCACAAAGCATTGGAGATGGCCTTTGAATCGCAACAGCCGGAAATTCTGGAGATCATAGCTTCTGATCTGGTGCCGGAGTCGGATGCCGAGTTGATCGACCGGTGTGCGGACTTCTTCTGCAGCATCGAGCAGTTCCAGAAGGCAGTACAGCTGCTGGCCAAGACGAGGCACCTGGAAAGGGCTTTGAGCATCTGCTTGGAGAAGGGCGTGCCCGTGACCGAAGAGCTGGCCGAGATGCTCACCCCGGAGAAGGGGGAGTTTGAGGAGGCCACGCGAGTCCACATCCTGGTCCAGTTGGGCGAGTTGCTCCAGCAGCAGGGTGACTACCACAGTGCCACCAAGAAGTTCACCCAGGCCGGAGACAAAGTGCGGGCCATGAAGAGTCTTTTGAAGTCGGGCAACACCGACAAAATCATATTCTTTGCCAACATGTCCAGGCAGCGTGAGGTCTACATTATGGCCGCCAATTATCTGCAAGCATTGGACTGGCAATCGGATCCACAGGTCCTCAAGCACATTGTCACTTTCTATACAAAGGGCCAGGCCTTCGATTCCCTGGCCAACTTCTATGCCATCTGCGCCCAGATCGAGATCGAGGAGTTCCAGGACTACGGCAAGGCCCTAACCGCCATGCAGGAGGCCTCGAAGTGCCTGGAGAAGCTCAGCCACGCCCAGCACGCCTACAACAATCTGCAGCGTACGGTGGCGGATGTCAAGGCCATCTTGGAGATC
This window contains:
- the LOC128253556 gene encoding intraflagellar transport protein 140 homolog isoform X4, with product MCWHPEKALLASGWEHGDIHVWFAGHREFASVSAPHKAAIVLLQFSEQGGRMVTADAMGLVTGWRCDGQYQFLTMFSHDLREVLLLICFRRTVESEVREEMANLAKAAVAGDENALDTLTNWRPRTAARSITHSGVRDNHCFYACTQGGVVFYINQGGACVEVMKCGSLPPIVQMLWHPKKDAVICLMEDLTVTLFLVESTGILTELDRVKMSGRGGGRQGGIAWSGNSLAIITGDLFVRIWDIERSDNYLLKMDLPSGNQIGSTLTSLSNGTMSSSNQFFSHDSTEGSSVPRKAPKFGQMSGEVFTCLAYSLTSQTLCAGTSQGNLYTWKRSGSRLVSAPEDAWQLTNISAVRGAIRSCEWGFNELAKPCMLVNCLSNVFMLKEQPLLAFYTRELWAVQRSAKTVQLTHCSGRETTVQSEFAVTALALNELSLVMSNGRSISSYSLQKVEKSLDEFEEILEAVEGSAPASTATTTPLSVKLLQTFPAECLALSLYNQNIFCLASSDIMVYSVGGVVLHRIQASDIEGKIIGMDLSGCYLSVFTMNGYVKAYDVSRHDPKLLFPSKSGHDIFDDFGEFILVKCNSLGNHLALVIASSNFTPISTLFCWDFERNNLLEYDLVEQESSSSSSLPVRIFWDAEEPRLLAMEVKSMTTMQKTLPQKNSPSHFVVSKILLLFYSEKGCLNVLETQAMSPGSQLLSLCVPNVLRLKINAVEEQPLQDFVDLQQCDPVIRKRVLNFSLYVAEGNMDLAYRSIRSIQSKVIWTNLAKMCVHTNRLDVAKVCMGHLEQARSVRALRLAIEDDDLENEAKVAVLAIELGMIEEAKDLYRRCKRFDLLNKLLQSTGHLDEALHLAETEDRIHLKHTYYQKAQELRERGDLKGALEYFEKTQNPAQNITQLLLENPAAMKRYIQTTSDPKLLKWWGQYIESSGDMDAALAVYHKAEDWFSQVKILCYLGKISKADAIARQSGDKAACYHLARHYENVGKFQEAIMFFTRAQTFSNAIRICKENDFQEELWTVASSSRQRDKAIAAAYFEECGNFKHAVELYHRAGMLHKALEMAFESQQPEILEIIASDLVPESDAELIDRCADFFCSIEQFQKAVQLLAKTRHLERALSICLEKGVPVTEELAEMLTPEKGEFEEATRVHILVQLGELLQQQGDYHSATKKFTQAGDKVRAMKSLLKSGNTDKIIFFANMSRQREVYIMAANYLQALDWQSDPQVLKHIVTFYTKGQAFDSLANFYAICAQIEIEEFQDYGKALTAMQEASKCLEKLSHAQHAYNNLQRTVADVKAILEIQQALREGDHQLVIGSCRSMLIKPELPPIRHAHILSMLVRALVYAKQYPEAGRALKELAVKDNSWSAAGLLDRGIVQKIAHECDLDFELIWNSGRQVTASTSGTATVTGMSSTSAMTTSDDDEADDEEITEELH
- the LOC128253556 gene encoding intraflagellar transport protein 140 homolog isoform X2, encoding MVISFECASVACARGECATADCVEFLDSDAVSTISSWHPSEPLFAVASFSPERGGSVTIFADTGEPQRDVTYPVHATSQATAMCWHPEKALLASGWEHGDIHVWFAGHREFASVSAPHKAAIVLLQFSEQGGRMVTADAMGLVTGWRCDGQYQFLTMFSHDLREVLLLICFRRTVESEVREEMANLAKAAVAGDENALDTLTNWRPRTAARSITHSGVRDNHCFYACTQGGVVFYINQGGACVEVMKCGSLPPIVQMLWHPKKDAVICLMEDLTVTLFLVESTGILTELDRVKMSGRGGGRQGGIAWSGNSLAIITGDLFVRIWDIERSDNYLLKMDLPSGNQIGSTLTSLSNGTMSSSNQFFSHDSTEGSSVPRKAPKFGQMSGEVFTCLAYSLTSQTLCAGTSQGNLYTWKRSGSRLVSAPEDAWQLTNISAVRGAIRSCEWGFNELAKPCMLVNCLSNVFMLKEQPLLAFYTRELWAVQRSAKTVQLTHCSGRETTVQSEFAVTALALNELSLVMSNGRSISSYSLQKVEKSLDEFEEILEAVEGSAPASTATTTPLSVKLLQTFPAECLALSLYNQNIFCLASSDIMVYSVGGVVLHRIQASDIEGKIIGMDLSGCYLSVFTMNGYVKAYDVSRHDPKLLFPSKSGHDIFDDFGEFILVKCNSLGNHLALVIASSNFTPISTLFCWDFERNNLLEYDLVEQESSSSSSLPVRIFWDAEEPRLLAMEVKSMTTMQKTLPQKNSPSHFVVSKILLLFYSEKGCLNVLETQAMSPGSQLLSLCVPNVLRLKINAVEEQPLQDFVDLQQCDPVIRKRVLNFSLYVAEGNMDLAYRSIRSIQSKVIWTNLAKMCVHTNRLDVAKVCMGHLEQARSVRALRLAIEDDDLENEAKVAVLAIELGMIEEAKDLYRRCKRFDLLNKLLQSTGHLDEALHLAETEDRIHLKHTYYQKAQELRERGDLKGALEYFEKTQNPAQNITQLLLENPAAMKRYIQTTSDPKLLKWWGQYIESSGDMDAALAVYHKAEDWFSQVKILCYLGKISKADAIARQSGDKAACYHLARHYENVGKFQEAIMFFTRAQTFSNAIRICKENDFQEELWTVASSSRQRDKAIAAAYFEECGNFKHAVELYHRAGMLHKALEMAFESQQPEILEIIASDLVPESDAELIDRCADFFCSIEQFQKAVQLLAKTRHLERALSICLEKGVPVTEELAEMLTPEKGEFEEATRVHILVQLGELLQQQGDYHSATKKFTQAGDKVRAMKSLLKSGNTDKIIFFANMSRQREVYIMAANYLQALDWQSDPQVLKHIVTFYTKGQAFDSLANFYAICAQIEIEEFQDYGKALTAMQEASKCLEKLSHAQHAYNNLQRTVADVKAILEIQQALREGDHQLVIGSCRSMLIKPELPPIRHAHILSMLVRALVYAKQYPEAGRALKELAVKDNSWSAAGLLDRGIVQKIAHECDLDFELIWNSGRQVTASTSGTATVTGMSSTSAMTTSDDDEADDEEITEELH
- the LOC128253556 gene encoding intraflagellar transport protein 140 homolog isoform X3; translation: MTLYFDTKIEFLDSDAVSTISSWHPSEPLFAVASFSPERGGSVTIFADTGEPQRDVTYPVHATSQATAMCWHPEKALLASGWEHGDIHVWFAGHREFASVSAPHKAAIVLLQFSEQGGRMVTADAMGLVTGWRCDGQYQFLTMFSHDLREVLLLICFRRTVESEVREEMANLAKAAVAGDENALDTLTNWRPRTAARSITHSGVRDNHCFYACTQGGVVFYINQGGACVEVMKCGSLPPIVQMLWHPKKDAVICLMEDLTVTLFLVESTGILTELDRVKMSGRGGGRQGGIAWSGNSLAIITGDLFVRIWDIERSDNYLLKMDLPSGNQIGSTLTSLSNGTMSSSNQFFSHDSTEGSSVPRKAPKFGQMSGEVFTCLAYSLTSQTLCAGTSQGNLYTWKRSGSRLVSAPEDAWQLTNISAVRGAIRSCEWGFNELAKPCMLVNCLSNVFMLKEQPLLAFYTRELWAVQRSAKTVQLTHCSGRETTVQSEFAVTALALNELSLVMSNGRSISSYSLQKVEKSLDEFEEILEAVEGSAPASTATTTPLSVKLLQTFPAECLALSLYNQNIFCLASSDIMVYSVGGVVLHRIQASDIEGKIIGMDLSGCYLSVFTMNGYVKAYDVSRHDPKLLFPSKSGHDIFDDFGEFILVKCNSLGNHLALVIASSNFTPISTLFCWDFERNNLLEYDLVEQESSSSSSLPVRIFWDAEEPRLLAMEVKSMTTMQKTLPQKNSPSHFVVSKILLLFYSEKGCLNVLETQAMSPGSQLLSLCVPNVLRLKINAVEEQPLQDFVDLQQCDPVIRKRVLNFSLYVAEGNMDLAYRSIRSIQSKVIWTNLAKMCVHTNRLDVAKVCMGHLEQARSVRALRLAIEDDDLENEAKVAVLAIELGMIEEAKDLYRRCKRFDLLNKLLQSTGHLDEALHLAETEDRIHLKHTYYQKAQELRERGDLKGALEYFEKTQNPAQNITQLLLENPAAMKRYIQTTSDPKLLKWWGQYIESSGDMDAALAVYHKAEDWFSQVKILCYLGKISKADAIARQSGDKAACYHLARHYENVGKFQEAIMFFTRAQTFSNAIRICKENDFQEELWTVASSSRQRDKAIAAAYFEECGNFKHAVELYHRAGMLHKALEMAFESQQPEILEIIASDLVPESDAELIDRCADFFCSIEQFQKAVQLLAKTRHLERALSICLEKGVPVTEELAEMLTPEKGEFEEATRVHILVQLGELLQQQGDYHSATKKFTQAGDKVRAMKSLLKSGNTDKIIFFANMSRQREVYIMAANYLQALDWQSDPQVLKHIVTFYTKGQAFDSLANFYAICAQIEIEEFQDYGKALTAMQEASKCLEKLSHAQHAYNNLQRTVADVKAILEIQQALREGDHQLVIGSCRSMLIKPELPPIRHAHILSMLVRALVYAKQYPEAGRALKELAVKDNSWSAAGLLDRGIVQKIAHECDLDFELIWNSGRQVTASTSGTATVTGMSSTSAMTTSDDDEADDEEITEELH
- the LOC128253556 gene encoding intraflagellar transport protein 140 homolog isoform X1, whose protein sequence is MVISFECASVACARGECATADCVEKTIEMTLYFDTKIEFLDSDAVSTISSWHPSEPLFAVASFSPERGGSVTIFADTGEPQRDVTYPVHATSQATAMCWHPEKALLASGWEHGDIHVWFAGHREFASVSAPHKAAIVLLQFSEQGGRMVTADAMGLVTGWRCDGQYQFLTMFSHDLREVLLLICFRRTVESEVREEMANLAKAAVAGDENALDTLTNWRPRTAARSITHSGVRDNHCFYACTQGGVVFYINQGGACVEVMKCGSLPPIVQMLWHPKKDAVICLMEDLTVTLFLVESTGILTELDRVKMSGRGGGRQGGIAWSGNSLAIITGDLFVRIWDIERSDNYLLKMDLPSGNQIGSTLTSLSNGTMSSSNQFFSHDSTEGSSVPRKAPKFGQMSGEVFTCLAYSLTSQTLCAGTSQGNLYTWKRSGSRLVSAPEDAWQLTNISAVRGAIRSCEWGFNELAKPCMLVNCLSNVFMLKEQPLLAFYTRELWAVQRSAKTVQLTHCSGRETTVQSEFAVTALALNELSLVMSNGRSISSYSLQKVEKSLDEFEEILEAVEGSAPASTATTTPLSVKLLQTFPAECLALSLYNQNIFCLASSDIMVYSVGGVVLHRIQASDIEGKIIGMDLSGCYLSVFTMNGYVKAYDVSRHDPKLLFPSKSGHDIFDDFGEFILVKCNSLGNHLALVIASSNFTPISTLFCWDFERNNLLEYDLVEQESSSSSSLPVRIFWDAEEPRLLAMEVKSMTTMQKTLPQKNSPSHFVVSKILLLFYSEKGCLNVLETQAMSPGSQLLSLCVPNVLRLKINAVEEQPLQDFVDLQQCDPVIRKRVLNFSLYVAEGNMDLAYRSIRSIQSKVIWTNLAKMCVHTNRLDVAKVCMGHLEQARSVRALRLAIEDDDLENEAKVAVLAIELGMIEEAKDLYRRCKRFDLLNKLLQSTGHLDEALHLAETEDRIHLKHTYYQKAQELRERGDLKGALEYFEKTQNPAQNITQLLLENPAAMKRYIQTTSDPKLLKWWGQYIESSGDMDAALAVYHKAEDWFSQVKILCYLGKISKADAIARQSGDKAACYHLARHYENVGKFQEAIMFFTRAQTFSNAIRICKENDFQEELWTVASSSRQRDKAIAAAYFEECGNFKHAVELYHRAGMLHKALEMAFESQQPEILEIIASDLVPESDAELIDRCADFFCSIEQFQKAVQLLAKTRHLERALSICLEKGVPVTEELAEMLTPEKGEFEEATRVHILVQLGELLQQQGDYHSATKKFTQAGDKVRAMKSLLKSGNTDKIIFFANMSRQREVYIMAANYLQALDWQSDPQVLKHIVTFYTKGQAFDSLANFYAICAQIEIEEFQDYGKALTAMQEASKCLEKLSHAQHAYNNLQRTVADVKAILEIQQALREGDHQLVIGSCRSMLIKPELPPIRHAHILSMLVRALVYAKQYPEAGRALKELAVKDNSWSAAGLLDRGIVQKIAHECDLDFELIWNSGRQVTASTSGTATVTGMSSTSAMTTSDDDEADDEEITEELH